A DNA window from Undibacterium sp. YM2 contains the following coding sequences:
- the apaG gene encoding Co2+/Mg2+ efflux protein ApaG, with amino-acid sequence MAAYEISVSVATQYLKDQSDPEQNNFVFAYTITIKNTGTVAAQVISRHWIITDSTNHVEEVKGLGVVGHQPFLAPGQSFEYTSGSSLRTPQGSMKGTYFCVAEDAHRFEAEIPEFVLSLPRTLH; translated from the coding sequence ATGGCAGCGTATGAAATAAGTGTATCGGTGGCGACGCAATACCTCAAAGACCAGTCCGACCCTGAGCAAAACAATTTTGTTTTTGCCTACACTATCACCATCAAGAATACCGGTACCGTGGCGGCGCAAGTCATTTCCCGCCACTGGATCATTACCGACAGTACCAACCATGTAGAAGAAGTCAAAGGCCTGGGTGTAGTTGGTCATCAACCCTTCCTGGCGCCAGGGCAAAGCTTTGAATACACCAGTGGCAGTTCACTGAGAACACCACAGGGCAGCATGAAAGGCACTTATTTCTGCGTGGCAGAAGATGCCCATCGCTTTGAGGCAGAGATACCCGAATTTGTCCTGTCTTTGCCGCGGACACTGCATTGA
- the trpD gene encoding anthranilate phosphoribosyltransferase, translated as MTISQQEALTRLIEHREIFHDEMLFLFRKLMGGEMSPVMITALTMGLRVKKESIGEITAAAQVMREFSTKVPLANTTNMIDIVGTGGDGAHTFNISTASMFVTAAAGARVAKHGGRSVSSSSGSADVLESLGANINLKPEQIAQSIAQTGIGFMFAPNHHAAMKHAAPVRRELGVRTIFNILGPLTNPAGAPNILMGVFHPDLVGIQIRVLQRLGAQHALVVWGRDNMDEVSLGAPTMVGELVNGEIREYDIHPEDFGLQMVSNRNLRVNGADESKAKILDVMNNVEGAATDIVALNAGTALYGAGIATSIADGVKLAQAAIASGAARAKLEQFIAVTQQLGK; from the coding sequence ATGACCATCTCTCAACAAGAAGCACTGACACGCCTGATAGAACACCGTGAAATTTTTCACGATGAAATGCTGTTCCTGTTCCGTAAACTGATGGGCGGCGAAATGTCGCCAGTCATGATTACCGCACTGACCATGGGCTTGCGCGTCAAGAAAGAAAGCATAGGCGAGATCACCGCAGCCGCCCAGGTCATGCGCGAGTTCTCAACCAAGGTGCCACTGGCCAATACCACCAACATGATCGATATCGTCGGTACGGGTGGTGATGGTGCGCATACTTTCAATATTTCTACTGCATCCATGTTTGTCACAGCTGCCGCTGGTGCCCGTGTTGCCAAGCATGGTGGTCGCAGCGTTTCTTCATCTTCCGGCAGTGCTGATGTGCTCGAATCATTGGGTGCGAATATCAATCTCAAGCCTGAGCAAATTGCACAGTCGATCGCACAAACCGGCATAGGCTTCATGTTTGCACCTAATCACCATGCGGCGATGAAGCATGCAGCACCAGTGAGGCGTGAACTGGGTGTGCGCACTATCTTCAATATCTTGGGGCCGTTGACCAATCCCGCTGGCGCGCCGAATATTTTGATGGGTGTGTTTCACCCTGATCTGGTAGGTATACAAATCCGAGTCCTGCAACGCCTTGGGGCGCAACATGCACTGGTGGTATGGGGGCGTGACAATATGGATGAAGTCTCACTCGGTGCACCAACCATGGTGGGTGAGCTCGTGAATGGCGAAATCAGAGAATACGATATCCACCCGGAAGACTTTGGCTTGCAGATGGTATCCAACCGCAACCTGCGTGTAAATGGTGCGGATGAATCGAAAGCCAAGATACTCGACGTGATGAACAATGTTGAAGGCGCAGCGACTGATATCGTTGCCCTGAATGCAGGTACAGCCCTGTATGGTGCAGGCATAGCCACATCGATTGCAGATGGCGTCAAGCTGGCCCAGGCAGCGATAGCATCTGGCGCAGCCAGGGCCAAGCTGGAACAGTTCATAGCAGTCACCCAGCAATTAGGGAAGTAA
- the rpe gene encoding ribulose-phosphate 3-epimerase, with protein MTTFRIAPSILSADFARLGEEVRNVVAAGADMIHFDVMDNHYVPNLTIGPMVCEAIRPHVQVPIDVHLMVKPVDRIIPDFAKAGANIITFHPEASEHIDRSLQTIRDHGCKAGLVFNPATPLHVLENVIDKVDIVLIMSINPGFGGQTFIPHTLKKIAQARKIIDESGRDIMLEVDGGVKIENIAEIARAGADTFVAGSAIFGKPDYKAIIDAMRLELSKV; from the coding sequence ATGACTACTTTCCGCATTGCTCCCAGTATATTGTCTGCCGATTTCGCCCGTCTGGGAGAAGAAGTCCGCAATGTTGTCGCCGCTGGCGCTGACATGATCCATTTTGATGTCATGGACAATCATTATGTGCCCAACCTGACCATAGGCCCCATGGTGTGCGAAGCGATACGCCCGCATGTGCAAGTACCTATCGACGTGCATCTGATGGTCAAACCGGTGGACCGCATCATCCCCGACTTTGCCAAGGCGGGTGCGAATATCATCACCTTCCACCCGGAAGCATCTGAACATATAGACCGCAGCCTGCAAACCATACGTGACCATGGTTGCAAGGCTGGCCTGGTATTCAACCCGGCGACACCGCTGCATGTACTGGAAAATGTCATCGATAAAGTCGATATCGTTTTGATCATGTCGATCAACCCTGGTTTTGGTGGCCAGACATTTATCCCGCACACGCTGAAAAAAATCGCACAAGCACGCAAGATCATTGATGAATCTGGCCGCGACATCATGCTGGAAGTGGATGGCGGCGTCAAAATCGAGAACATCGCAGAAATAGCCCGTGCCGGTGCCGATACCTTTGTTGCCGGTTCTGCCATATTTGGCAAACCCGACTACAAGGCCATCATTGATGCCATGCGCCTTGAGTTGTCCAAGGTTTAA
- the trpC gene encoding indole-3-glycerol phosphate synthase TrpC — protein sequence MSDILNKILAVKADEVAAAKKYQSFASLRAEVESNKEAQADLRSFEGSLRDKIAAGKAAVIAEIKKASPSKGVLRPDFHPAEIAQSYAEHGAACLSVLTDVQFFQGAPEYLQQARAACILPALRKDFMIDPYQIYQARHWGADCILLIVSALDHGLMADLEACAHELGMGVLVEVHDAQELEAALKLKTAMLGINNRNLRTFEVSLDTTIGLLPRITPDKLVITESGIMSAADVTRMREADVHGFLVGEAFMRAENPGEELAKVFG from the coding sequence ATGTCAGACATTTTAAATAAAATCCTGGCAGTTAAAGCCGATGAAGTGGCGGCGGCAAAGAAATATCAATCCTTTGCCAGCCTGCGTGCAGAAGTGGAGAGCAACAAGGAAGCGCAAGCAGATCTGCGCAGTTTTGAAGGCAGCTTGCGTGACAAGATTGCGGCAGGCAAGGCAGCGGTGATTGCTGAAATCAAAAAAGCCTCGCCTTCAAAAGGCGTGCTACGTCCTGATTTTCACCCTGCCGAGATTGCGCAAAGCTATGCAGAACATGGTGCTGCCTGTTTGTCTGTGCTGACCGATGTGCAATTCTTCCAGGGAGCACCTGAATACCTGCAACAGGCGCGTGCTGCTTGCATTTTGCCAGCATTGCGCAAGGATTTCATGATCGATCCTTATCAGATCTATCAGGCCAGGCACTGGGGGGCAGATTGCATCCTGCTCATCGTCTCTGCGCTTGATCACGGCCTGATGGCCGACCTGGAAGCTTGCGCGCATGAACTGGGCATGGGCGTACTGGTGGAAGTACATGATGCGCAAGAGCTGGAAGCCGCACTGAAACTCAAGACCGCTATGCTGGGGATCAATAACCGTAACCTGCGTACCTTTGAAGTGTCTCTGGATACGACCATAGGATTGCTGCCAAGGATTACACCAGACAAACTGGTGATTACTGAATCCGGCATCATGTCAGCAGCGGACGTTACACGCATGCGTGAAGCCGATGTACATGGGTTTTTGGTTGGTGAGGCTTTTATGCGGGCTGAGAATCCAGGGGAAGAACTGGCGAAGGTGTTTGGTTAA
- a CDS encoding UbiH/UbiF family hydroxylase codes for MSAQVRDCDICIVGNGAVGKAAALGFAQAGLRVNLLCAPGSGVPAVVPNSAPGSTADWDVRVYALNHVAHDLLTSLKVWDALDQARVAPVSAMQVQGGGIDAGKLGFDAYGAHVNELAWIIEDKNLNQALDTALRFAQNLTLVQGRAQALAVGADAAQVELDDGCSIRASLVIGADGAQSWVRGACDIGLDYRSYHQQGVVTNFECAKPHHGVAHQWFVQEQGIIALLPLPGNRVSLVWSAPDALAETLLREPLSALVERLMPYCGEVLGALQPVLPEAIKAFPLRLMRPHSMIAPRVALVGDAAHAVHPLAGHGMNLGFADVVDLLKVIKEKETHRDCGDARLLGRYQRARKEEVMLMLATTDGLARLFASDLTPLRTIRDLGLNLLDRLPVIKNKLIAHAMGK; via the coding sequence ATGTCTGCTCAGGTGCGGGATTGCGATATTTGTATTGTTGGTAATGGGGCGGTTGGCAAGGCGGCGGCTTTGGGCTTTGCCCAGGCGGGGTTGCGTGTGAACTTGTTGTGCGCTCCTGGTTCTGGAGTGCCTGCAGTTGTTCCCAATTCGGCTCCCGGTTCAACTGCTGACTGGGATGTGCGGGTATATGCGCTGAACCATGTGGCGCATGATTTGCTGACTTCATTAAAAGTCTGGGATGCACTGGATCAGGCGCGGGTGGCACCTGTGTCGGCCATGCAGGTGCAGGGTGGTGGTATTGATGCAGGCAAGCTGGGCTTTGATGCTTATGGTGCGCATGTGAATGAACTGGCCTGGATCATCGAAGACAAGAATCTGAATCAGGCGCTGGATACGGCTTTGCGGTTTGCGCAAAACCTGACGCTGGTGCAGGGGCGGGCGCAGGCTTTGGCAGTTGGCGCTGATGCCGCACAGGTAGAGCTGGATGATGGCTGCAGCATCCGCGCGTCTCTGGTCATTGGTGCTGACGGTGCACAGTCCTGGGTACGAGGTGCTTGCGATATCGGACTGGATTACCGTTCTTATCATCAGCAGGGTGTAGTGACGAATTTCGAATGCGCAAAACCACATCATGGCGTTGCCCATCAATGGTTTGTGCAAGAGCAGGGCATTATCGCTTTGCTGCCTTTGCCGGGTAACCGTGTATCGCTGGTATGGTCGGCACCCGATGCACTGGCCGAGACTTTATTGCGTGAGCCTTTGTCGGCTCTGGTTGAGCGTTTGATGCCATATTGTGGTGAAGTACTTGGTGCTTTGCAGCCAGTTTTGCCAGAGGCGATCAAGGCTTTTCCTTTGCGCCTGATGCGGCCACACAGCATGATCGCGCCGCGTGTTGCGCTGGTGGGGGATGCGGCGCATGCTGTGCATCCGCTGGCGGGGCATGGCATGAACCTGGGTTTTGCTGACGTGGTTGATTTGCTGAAAGTGATCAAAGAAAAAGAAACACACCGTGATTGCGGTGATGCCCGTTTGCTGGGCCGCTACCAGCGTGCGCGCAAGGAAGAAGTGATGCTGATGCTGGCGACCACAGATGGTCTGGCGCGCCTGTTTGCATCTGATTTGACGCCTTTGCGTACAATACGTGACTTGGGATTGAACTTGCTGGACCGCTTGCCAGTCATAAAGAACAAATTAATCGCCCACGCCATGGGGAAATAA
- a CDS encoding M61 family metallopeptidase, whose product MKKTITTKRQVTNVSASAHALAYTIVPKDLAGHMYLVTLDIAAPDADGQIVSLPAWIPGSYMVREFARNIVQIKASSDGKKVALKKLDKHTWQAAPCKGALRITYEVYAWDLSVRAAHLDQSHGFFNGTSVFLSVHGQEMNAHVVDIQRSDDVACKTWRVATSLPELKAKRYGFGTYIAANYDDLIDHPVEMGDFALATFDAHGISHDFVVTGKVPNMDMERIVADVQKICETQIAFFEPRTKKAPMDRYVFMTMVVGEGYGGLEHRASTALICNRTDLPVKHQAEMSDGYRGFLGLCSHEYFHTWNVKRIKPAAFASYDLRHENYTSLLWVFEGFTSYYDDLMLVLAGVIDEAAYFKLLAKTINMVTRGSGRTKQSVAESSFDAWTKYYRQDENSPNAIVSYYTKGSLVALGLDLMIRAETAGKKSLDDVMRAMWQKFGRDFYERSLSGKQQGLGETEFESLVEQVTGVNVRRFLDKHVRGTEDVPLASLYADFALQVNDGSASKKASLGVRVVRDGNDCKIANAHEGRAAHVAGLSPNDVIIAINGLRVTAADAADSLATALGRYRVGEAVQIHAFRRDELLTVQAKLQTDDVPAVTLTVQAAGKAASLVRPSFQKSGKK is encoded by the coding sequence ATGAAAAAAACGATAACAACAAAGAGACAAGTGACGAACGTGTCTGCATCAGCCCATGCACTGGCATATACCATCGTCCCCAAGGACCTGGCCGGACATATGTACTTGGTCACGCTGGATATCGCAGCACCTGATGCCGATGGCCAGATCGTCAGCTTGCCGGCATGGATACCCGGCAGTTATATGGTGCGTGAATTTGCCCGCAACATCGTGCAGATCAAGGCCAGCTCTGACGGCAAAAAAGTCGCACTGAAAAAGCTCGACAAACACACCTGGCAAGCTGCGCCTTGCAAAGGCGCTCTGCGCATCACTTATGAAGTATATGCCTGGGATTTGTCGGTTCGTGCAGCGCACCTCGATCAAAGCCATGGTTTCTTCAATGGCACCAGCGTATTTTTGAGCGTGCATGGCCAGGAAATGAATGCGCATGTGGTTGATATCCAGCGTTCTGACGATGTCGCCTGCAAGACCTGGCGCGTTGCCACCTCACTACCTGAGCTGAAAGCCAAGCGTTATGGCTTTGGTACTTATATAGCCGCCAATTATGATGATTTAATAGATCACCCGGTTGAAATGGGTGATTTTGCGCTGGCGACATTTGATGCGCATGGCATCTCGCATGACTTTGTCGTCACTGGCAAAGTACCGAATATGGACATGGAGCGCATCGTCGCTGACGTGCAGAAAATCTGCGAAACGCAAATTGCTTTTTTCGAACCGCGTACAAAAAAAGCACCAATGGACCGCTATGTCTTCATGACCATGGTGGTGGGCGAAGGTTATGGCGGCCTCGAGCATCGTGCTTCTACCGCCCTGATTTGCAACCGCACTGATTTGCCGGTCAAACACCAGGCAGAAATGAGCGATGGCTATCGCGGCTTTTTGGGTTTGTGCAGCCATGAGTATTTCCACACCTGGAATGTCAAGCGCATCAAGCCTGCGGCCTTTGCCAGCTATGATTTGCGTCACGAAAACTACACCAGCCTGCTGTGGGTATTTGAAGGTTTCACCAGCTACTATGATGACTTGATGCTGGTACTTGCAGGCGTGATTGATGAAGCTGCTTACTTCAAGCTGCTGGCCAAGACCATCAATATGGTGACACGTGGCAGCGGTCGTACAAAGCAAAGCGTGGCTGAATCCAGCTTCGATGCCTGGACCAAGTATTATCGCCAGGATGAAAATTCACCGAATGCGATAGTCAGTTATTACACCAAGGGTTCTTTGGTGGCACTGGGCCTGGATTTGATGATACGTGCAGAAACTGCAGGTAAAAAATCCCTTGATGACGTCATGCGCGCCATGTGGCAAAAATTTGGCCGCGACTTTTATGAGCGCAGTCTGTCAGGCAAGCAACAAGGCCTGGGTGAAACTGAATTTGAAAGCCTGGTCGAGCAAGTCACTGGTGTAAACGTACGCCGCTTCCTCGACAAGCATGTGCGTGGCACTGAAGACGTGCCGCTGGCAAGTCTGTATGCAGACTTCGCCTTGCAGGTAAACGATGGCAGTGCCAGCAAAAAAGCCAGCCTTGGCGTACGTGTGGTGCGTGATGGCAATGACTGCAAGATTGCCAATGCACATGAAGGACGTGCAGCGCATGTCGCTGGTTTGTCGCCCAACGATGTCATCATCGCCATCAATGGTTTGCGTGTAACTGCCGCAGATGCTGCCGATAGTCTGGCTACAGCGCTGGGTCGTTATCGCGTTGGTGAGGCGGTACAGATTCACGCCTTCCGTCGTGATGAATTGTTGACTGTGCAAGCGAAGTTGCAAACGGATGACGTGCCAGCTGTGACTCTGACCGTGCAGGCAGCGGGCAAGGCCGCCAGTTTGGTAAGACCAAGCTTTCAGAAATCTGGCAAGAAGTAA
- a CDS encoding phosphoglycolate phosphatase, with product MFSHIKAAIIDLDGTMIDTAPDFLVAINRMREDFALTPLTLGVIKTMVGKGSENLIHKVLSVDFDADGVAARFNDALAAYQSHYLSINGDHSQLYPEVQEGLQAMHDLGLRLVCVTNKPLDFALPLMQKKEIFHYFEQVYGGDSFAKKKPDPLPMLEACKALNLPPSQVLAIGDSSNDAIAARAAGCPVLTVPYGYNHGEAVQNIQSDGIVETLLVAAQLLSAKNSH from the coding sequence ATGTTCAGCCACATCAAAGCCGCCATCATCGATCTCGACGGCACCATGATAGATACCGCACCAGACTTTCTGGTCGCCATCAACCGCATGCGAGAAGACTTTGCGCTGACACCGCTGACACTGGGCGTCATCAAGACCATGGTGGGCAAGGGTTCTGAAAATCTTATCCATAAAGTTTTATCCGTGGATTTTGATGCGGATGGCGTGGCAGCACGTTTCAATGATGCATTGGCTGCTTACCAGAGCCATTACCTGAGTATTAATGGTGACCACAGCCAGCTTTACCCTGAGGTACAGGAAGGCCTGCAAGCCATGCACGATCTGGGTCTGCGCCTGGTCTGCGTCACCAATAAACCACTGGACTTCGCCCTGCCGCTGATGCAAAAGAAGGAAATATTCCATTATTTTGAGCAAGTCTATGGTGGCGACAGTTTTGCAAAAAAGAAACCTGATCCCCTGCCCATGCTGGAAGCCTGCAAAGCCCTGAACTTGCCACCGTCACAAGTGCTGGCCATAGGTGATTCCAGTAATGATGCAATTGCCGCCCGCGCTGCCGGTTGCCCTGTATTGACAGTGCCGTATGGATACAACCACGGTGAAGCTGTACAAAATATTCAAAGTGATGGTATAGTCGAAACCCTGTTGGTAGCAGCACAACTGCTGTCAGCGAAAAACTCTCATTGA
- a CDS encoding NTP transferase domain-containing protein, with product MTTPPRWTGILLAAGRGRRFDASGQQDKLLQILADGKSVAQHSAQNLLAVMPHVVAVLRPDNSELADQFLAMGIECVVCHDADAGMANSLKHALRATADSAGWVIALADMPSIKTSTMSLLFEALQAGAGIVAPVYQGRRGNPVGFANQYLPQLLDLQGDVGARSILQSNPLTQIEVDDPGIHEDIDTRDALLSHLDQAGKVNA from the coding sequence ATGACTACGCCGCCTCGCTGGACAGGTATTTTGCTGGCAGCAGGGCGCGGACGTCGCTTTGATGCTAGTGGCCAGCAAGACAAACTCTTGCAAATACTCGCAGATGGCAAATCGGTGGCACAGCACAGCGCACAGAATTTGCTGGCGGTCATGCCGCATGTTGTTGCGGTGCTGAGGCCAGATAATTCTGAGCTGGCAGATCAATTTCTGGCAATGGGTATTGAGTGCGTGGTCTGTCATGACGCTGATGCGGGCATGGCGAATTCTCTCAAACATGCCTTGCGTGCCACGGCTGACAGCGCTGGATGGGTCATCGCCCTGGCCGACATGCCCTCAATAAAAACTTCTACCATGTCACTGTTGTTTGAAGCCTTGCAGGCAGGGGCTGGAATAGTCGCACCGGTGTATCAGGGGCGGCGCGGTAACCCGGTCGGGTTTGCCAATCAATACCTGCCGCAATTACTGGATTTGCAGGGTGACGTTGGTGCCCGCAGTATTTTACAAAGCAATCCGCTCACGCAAATAGAAGTGGATGACCCTGGCATTCATGAGGATATTGATACCCGCGATGCCTTGCTCAGTCATCTGGATCAGGCTGGGAAAGTAAATGCTTGA
- a CDS encoding DsbC family protein translates to MKKTLQGLMVIALALAGSVFAAETAQEANVRKLVQPTFREGVKIDSVTKTPYSGLFEVRIGSDIMYTDEKAQFLFTGEVIDAKNGTNYTKARIDDLTKVKFSELPLESALKMVKGDGKRVIAVFEDPNCGYCKQFRKTLATMDNITVYTFMYNILAEDSKTKSKNIWCSADRNKAWDEWMLHGKVAPEASANCNTPNDKIFALGQKLRVTGTPSVFFTDGSRAPGMLDAKTLESRIAAATGNNKAN, encoded by the coding sequence ATGAAAAAAACTCTACAAGGCCTGATGGTCATTGCGCTGGCCCTGGCTGGTAGCGTCTTTGCTGCCGAGACAGCGCAAGAAGCCAATGTGCGCAAGCTGGTACAGCCCACCTTTCGCGAAGGTGTGAAGATTGATTCTGTGACCAAGACGCCATATTCAGGTCTGTTCGAGGTGCGCATAGGTTCAGACATCATGTACACCGATGAGAAGGCACAATTCCTGTTCACGGGTGAAGTCATAGACGCAAAGAATGGCACCAATTACACCAAGGCCAGGATAGATGACCTGACCAAGGTAAAATTCTCCGAGTTGCCGCTGGAATCTGCGTTAAAGATGGTCAAGGGTGATGGCAAGCGTGTCATCGCAGTATTTGAAGATCCGAATTGCGGCTATTGCAAACAGTTCCGCAAGACGCTGGCGACGATGGACAACATTACCGTGTATACGTTCATGTATAACATTCTGGCAGAGGATTCCAAAACCAAATCCAAAAACATCTGGTGTTCGGCTGATCGCAACAAGGCCTGGGATGAATGGATGTTGCACGGCAAGGTCGCGCCTGAGGCCTCTGCCAATTGCAATACACCCAACGATAAAATTTTTGCCCTGGGCCAAAAACTGCGCGTGACGGGTACGCCTTCAGTCTTCTTTACAGATGGCAGCCGTGCGCCCGGCATGCTGGATGCAAAAACCCTGGAGAGCAGGATAGCCGCTGCAACTGGCAATAACAAAGCCAATTAA
- a CDS encoding DUF3429 domain-containing protein, translating into MDNLNRKLAIRIGIAGLAPFIFLTLACWIVHPDWLGALIKAQLHYGIVILSFLGGLHWGVALMAGGGHENENKKVLIWGVVPIIIAWLFLNHMLIGFIVQVAGFIATYKIDKRLYQSYGVPAWFINLRLQLTRAVVGAQLFTFIAANVRNYTAS; encoded by the coding sequence ATGGATAATCTCAATCGAAAACTGGCAATACGGATAGGCATTGCCGGGCTTGCACCATTTATCTTTTTGACGCTGGCTTGCTGGATCGTGCATCCAGACTGGTTGGGGGCTCTGATCAAGGCACAACTGCATTATGGCATTGTGATTTTGTCTTTTCTTGGCGGCCTGCATTGGGGCGTCGCTCTCATGGCAGGTGGCGGGCATGAGAATGAAAACAAAAAAGTCCTGATCTGGGGCGTGGTTCCCATTATTATTGCCTGGCTGTTTTTGAACCATATGCTGATAGGTTTTATCGTGCAGGTTGCCGGTTTTATCGCGACCTACAAGATAGACAAGCGTCTCTATCAATCTTATGGTGTGCCAGCATGGTTTATCAATTTGCGTTTGCAATTGACACGTGCAGTTGTAGGGGCGCAGTTATTTACTTTTATTGCGGCCAATGTACGTAATTACACCGCGTCATAA
- the trpE gene encoding anthranilate synthase component I: MTELEFKSLAAQGYNRIPMIAEAFADLETPLTLYLKLAQTQNAGKNTFLLESVMGGERFGRYSFIGLPANTLVRSFGDKVEVLKNGQVIERREMNPLDFIAEFQARFKVALRPGLPRFCGGLAGYFGYDAVRHVEKRLAGKAPKDDLGLPEIQLLLTEELAVIDNVSGKLYLIVYADPTQPEAWSKARQRLKDLRAMLRRSVDAPVTSASVRTEAIRDFAKDDYLKAVEKAKEYIMAGDLMQVQVGQRIKKPYVDSPLSLYRALRSLNPSPYMYFYNFGDMQIIGASPEILVRNESLNDGSKKVTIRPLAGTRPRGATPERDAELAKELLADPKEIAEHVMLIDLARNDIGRIAQTGSVKVTDQMVIEKYSHVQHIVSNVEGVLQANLSNLDVLKATFPAGTLSGAPKVRAMELIDELEPVKRGIYGGACGYLSFGGEMDLAIAIRTGVLKDGMLYVQAAAGVVADSVPEMEWQETENKARAVLRAAEQVQDGLDGEI, encoded by the coding sequence ATGACCGAACTCGAATTCAAATCGTTGGCCGCGCAAGGCTACAACCGTATCCCCATGATTGCGGAAGCCTTCGCCGATCTGGAAACCCCGCTCACCCTGTATCTGAAACTCGCGCAAACCCAGAATGCGGGCAAGAATACCTTCTTGCTTGAATCCGTCATGGGTGGCGAGCGTTTTGGCCGCTATTCCTTCATAGGCCTGCCTGCCAATACCCTGGTGCGCAGCTTTGGCGACAAAGTCGAAGTCCTGAAAAATGGCCAGGTCATAGAGAGGCGCGAGATGAACCCGCTGGATTTCATTGCTGAATTCCAAGCGCGTTTCAAAGTGGCATTACGCCCTGGCCTGCCACGCTTCTGCGGCGGCCTGGCTGGCTACTTTGGCTACGACGCCGTACGCCATGTAGAAAAACGCCTGGCTGGCAAGGCACCAAAAGATGATCTGGGCTTGCCAGAAATTCAGTTATTGCTGACTGAAGAACTGGCCGTCATCGACAATGTATCCGGCAAACTCTATCTCATCGTGTATGCCGACCCTACCCAGCCAGAAGCCTGGTCCAAAGCCCGCCAGCGCCTGAAAGACTTGCGCGCCATGCTGCGCCGTAGTGTTGATGCGCCTGTTACATCAGCTTCAGTCCGTACAGAAGCCATACGCGACTTCGCCAAGGATGATTATCTGAAGGCAGTAGAAAAAGCCAAGGAATACATCATGGCTGGTGACCTCATGCAGGTGCAGGTTGGCCAGCGCATCAAGAAACCCTATGTCGATTCACCGCTGTCACTGTACCGCGCGCTGCGTTCACTGAACCCATCTCCTTATATGTATTTCTATAATTTTGGCGATATGCAAATCATCGGTGCATCGCCAGAAATTCTGGTGCGCAATGAAAGTCTGAATGATGGCAGCAAGAAGGTCACGATACGCCCACTGGCAGGCACCCGCCCACGCGGAGCCACACCAGAACGCGATGCCGAACTGGCCAAAGAATTGCTGGCCGACCCGAAAGAAATCGCCGAACACGTCATGCTGATAGATCTGGCCCGCAATGACATAGGCCGCATCGCCCAGACCGGTAGCGTCAAGGTGACCGACCAGATGGTCATAGAAAAATACTCGCACGTACAACACATCGTCTCGAATGTAGAAGGTGTCTTGCAAGCCAATTTGTCCAACCTCGACGTATTGAAAGCCACCTTCCCGGCCGGCACATTGTCTGGTGCGCCAAAAGTCAGGGCAATGGAACTCATCGATGAACTCGAACCCGTAAAACGCGGCATCTACGGCGGTGCCTGCGGTTACCTGTCTTTCGGTGGCGAAATGGATCTGGCGATTGCGATACGCACCGGCGTCTTGAAAGACGGCATGCTGTATGTGCAGGCAGCCGCCGGCGTAGTGGCTGATTCAGTCCCAGAAATGGAATGGCAGGAAACCGAAAACAAGGCACGCGCAGTATTACGTGCAGCAGAACAAGTGCAAGATGGCCTGGATGGAGAAATTTAA
- a CDS encoding aminodeoxychorismate/anthranilate synthase component II, whose amino-acid sequence MLLMIDNYDSFTYNLVQYFAELGEDVRTYRNDEITIEEIEALKPDHICISPGPCTPAEAGVSIAVIERFAGKTPILGVCLGHQAIGAAFGGKVIRAKQVMHGKTSAIAHTGVGVFRNLPSPYTITRYHSLAIERASLPDCLEVTAWTDDGEIMGVRHKEFNLEGVQFHPESILSEHGHALLKNFLTGTAS is encoded by the coding sequence ATGTTACTGATGATAGACAACTACGATTCCTTCACCTACAACCTGGTGCAATATTTTGCCGAGCTGGGTGAAGATGTACGTACCTACCGTAATGATGAAATTACGATAGAAGAAATCGAAGCATTGAAGCCTGATCACATCTGCATTTCCCCCGGCCCCTGCACACCGGCAGAAGCTGGTGTTTCCATCGCCGTCATAGAACGCTTTGCTGGCAAGACACCCATCCTCGGCGTCTGCCTTGGTCACCAGGCCATAGGTGCGGCATTTGGTGGCAAGGTTATCCGTGCCAAGCAAGTCATGCATGGCAAGACTTCTGCCATTGCCCATACTGGCGTTGGCGTCTTCAGGAATTTGCCCAGCCCTTACACGATTACCCGTTATCACTCGCTGGCGATAGAACGCGCCAGCCTGCCGGATTGCCTGGAAGTGACAGCATGGACAGATGACGGCGAAATCATGGGTGTGCGCCATAAGGAATTCAATCTCGAAGGCGTGCAATTTCACCCCGAATCCATCTTGTCCGAGCATGGCCACGCCCTGCTGAAAAACTTTTTGACTGGAACCGCATCATGA